The region CTGGGCATCAATCTGTACTAACTTAAGAGGATAAAAGGATGGAATCGGTTGAACAACTCCATTCTCAGGTAACGTCAGTGGCATCGGCAACAGCGGCGCGCCATTCCGGTCATAGCCTGACCCTAGACCAAATCATGCATCGCTTTGGCGCAATGCTCGCGCTCAACAACATCAACATCACCATTGAGCCAGGTGAATTTGTGTCTCTGCTAGGGCCGAGCGGATGTGGCAAAACCACCTTGCTGAGAATCATTTCCGGCTTTCTCAATCCCAGTTCGGGGCAAATTTGCATTGATGGTCAACCCGTGGCGTCCCTTCTCCCCAATCAACGCGGCGTTGGGATTGTGTTTCAGAACTACGCCCTCTTCCCTCACATGAGCGTTTGGGACAACATCGCCTACGGTCTGCGGGCTAAAAAAGTTGCTCGCGGTCGCATCTCTAATAAAGTGGGAGAAATGCTGGAATTGGTGCAACTGGGTCATTTAGCCAAACGGTATCCGAGCGAACTATCGGGGGGACAACAACAACGAGTGGCGATCGCGCGCGCCCTAGCCGTAGAACCCAAACTCTTGTTACTCGACGAACCCTTTAGCGCCCTTGATAAAAACCTGCGCCTCGATATGCAAATCGAGATCCGGCGGTTGCTCCACGAACAAGGCGTCACCGCCATCCTCGTCACCCACGATCAAGAAGAAGCCATGAGTATGTCCGATCGCATTGCGGTCATGTCTCAAGGCACCATCCATCAATTTGATACCCCCACCAACATCTACGATCGACCCGCAACCCGCTTTGTGAGTACCTTTGTGGGCACCTGTAACCTCTTAGCAGTCAACTTCATCGGTCAAGACGGAGACGACTATCTCTTACAAGCTCCCGGCGGCGGACGGCTCCTGATTTCTACCGATACCGATGTCCCCCAGGATCGTCCCCTTTCCCTCGCCATTCGGCCCGAAAACTTCCGGATCAAAACCCAAGCGAGTACCCACTGTTTGCCCGCAATAGTAGAAATTGCAATTCCCCTAGGGGCTGTCATTACCTACGAAATCCGCATTGCACCCGATACCAAAGTTAAAGTGACTCAGCCGCGCATTGCCGGAACGCCAGCCCTCGAACCGGGAACAACCGTCTATCTCGAACTGGCTTCAGCCCGCGCCTGCTCGCTATTTGCCGCCCAGGATGCTTAGAAAACCGTCTCAATCAGCATTTCTTTTATGACTTACTGGAACCGCATGACGCGTCGGGCTGTTTTAGGAGCGGGGTTCTTTGCGGGAACGAGCCTGCTCCTCAAGGCCTGCGGTCAGAATTCACCCAATCGTACAACAACCCAAACCAGCGGTGGCAACTTGATTGCAACTTGCTTTGCTGGCAGTTGGGAGCAATTTCACCGAGAGGTTTTAGTTCCTGCCTTTGTTCAAGCCACTGGGGGAAGTGTCACCCTAGTGCCGATGGTCTCTTTAGAGCAAGTGGCTCAACTGACCGCCTCTCCTCAAAATCCCCCTTTTGATGTGGTTCTGCTCGATGAAGGGCCGTTTAATGCTTCAGCAAAAGAGCAGCTTTTTGAACCGCTACCCGTAGATTTAGTTGAAAATTACGATCAAGTTCTGAGCGAACTGCAAAATCCTGAAGGGTGGGGGCCGACAACGGGCGTTCAAGTAATGGGAATTGCCTACAATCCAGCTCTGGTCAGCACTCCGCCGACTTCTTGGCAAGATTTGTGGGCTGCTCAATACCGGGGTCGAGTTTCGATGCAGGGGATGCAAACGACCCAGGGAACTTCGCTGATGGTGCAAATTGCCAAGATGAATGGCGGTAGCGAAACCAATATTGCGCCTGCGTTTGCGGCTCTGCGAGAACTCAGACCAAATCTAGCCGGGATTGCTCCAAATGCGGGAGCGCTAGCGACTCTGTTTCAACAGGAAGAGATTGCGATCGCCCCCCACGATCTGAATAATGTCATGGCCCTCAAAGCTAGGGGGGCATCGATTGATT is a window of Desertifilum tharense IPPAS B-1220 DNA encoding:
- a CDS encoding ABC transporter ATP-binding protein translates to MESVEQLHSQVTSVASATAARHSGHSLTLDQIMHRFGAMLALNNINITIEPGEFVSLLGPSGCGKTTLLRIISGFLNPSSGQICIDGQPVASLLPNQRGVGIVFQNYALFPHMSVWDNIAYGLRAKKVARGRISNKVGEMLELVQLGHLAKRYPSELSGGQQQRVAIARALAVEPKLLLLDEPFSALDKNLRLDMQIEIRRLLHEQGVTAILVTHDQEEAMSMSDRIAVMSQGTIHQFDTPTNIYDRPATRFVSTFVGTCNLLAVNFIGQDGDDYLLQAPGGGRLLISTDTDVPQDRPLSLAIRPENFRIKTQASTHCLPAIVEIAIPLGAVITYEIRIAPDTKVKVTQPRIAGTPALEPGTTVYLELASARACSLFAAQDA
- a CDS encoding extracellular solute-binding protein; the encoded protein is MTYWNRMTRRAVLGAGFFAGTSLLLKACGQNSPNRTTTQTSGGNLIATCFAGSWEQFHREVLVPAFVQATGGSVTLVPMVSLEQVAQLTASPQNPPFDVVLLDEGPFNASAKEQLFEPLPVDLVENYDQVLSELQNPEGWGPTTGVQVMGIAYNPALVSTPPTSWQDLWAAQYRGRVSMQGMQTTQGTSLMVQIAKMNGGSETNIAPAFAALRELRPNLAGIAPNAGALATLFQQEEIAIAPHDLNNVMALKARGASIDWVMPTEGGIALRPAQQIVKNTSADIALAAALINAALSTEVQTAMAAAPYYFLPSNRNVPLSGVLAEKLGNRSAEVLEKLVLLDWNEINKNRSAWIEQFDREVQV